The segment CCCTTGAGGTGACGCACAAATCCAGCAGTGCCTTTGCGCCCTTGTGGAAAAACCGGCCCGCCAAAGGCTTCCATCGTTTTGACGTAATGGGCGTTGAAGTAGGGGTTCTTCATGTCGCGGTAAAGACCGCCGATATCATAGCCACGCGCCACGAGGGCGGCCCGGGTCGCTTCATAATTGCCAAAATGACCACTCACGAGGATCACAGGACGCTCCGCCTTGACCGCCGCCTCAAGGGCTGCGGCCCCGGGGCCTTGCGGGGTGTTTTGGGCCATGCGGGTGGGAAAATCTTTGGCCGAGTAATTCTCGATAAAGGAACGGCCAACATTATTCAGACAGCGGCTGGCGATTTCACTGCGGCGCGCCTCGGGCAGGTCCGGCCATATCAGCGAAAGGTTGTCCAATGCGCGTTTACGATATCCGGCAAGGGGACCGATCACCCGCTCCACCAACCAACCGACAAACCGGACACGGGTGGCATAGGGCAGGGCAAGAGCCAGACGGATGACCCCCACGATCAGCGCATTGCTTAGGTAATCGCCAACCCTTTGGGCTGGTTGCGCATGTGGATCAGTTGGGCTGGTTTGGTCTGACATATGGCTTTGACATTTGGGGCAGGTCCGCCAGACATAGCCCGCAGACCCCTGCGCAACAAGTCGGCTTTGTGCCTATGCGCGGCGCGGTCCTGCCGTGTCTTAGTCTTCTTCGTCCTCCTCCACAGTCAACAGCAAATCGCCAGCCGCTTCCATTTGGCGAATGACGTCCACCACATCGGACATCGCGGCCTCTGCATCTGCGGGTTTGACCTTGCCTGCGCTTTCCATGTCTTCACGCAGCTGATCGGCCATGCGCCCGGACATGTTTTCAAGCACAAAGTCGCGAGATGCGGCAAATCCGGCAGCTTCGGCACCTGCAAGGGCGATCACCAGCTTGGCCTGATCGACCTCGCGCAGGACGCGGGGGATGTCGCGTGTGGCGATGCGGCTTGGAATATTGCCGAAGGTAAAGATTGCCTTGCGCACGGCATTGGCAAAGCCCTGATCTGTTTCATCAAGTCCGGTCAGCACGTCATCGCGGGTCAGCGTGGTGGAGGAGTTCAGAATTGCGCTCACCCGTTCCACGGGATCCTCGTCAAAGGCGCGGGCCGGTTGGGCATCAAGCTGCATGGCAAGCGATAATCCGATCCGGTCAACCGCGTCGGGCGTGACGGCATTGGTCAAAGACACAGCATAGGTAATTTTGCGCGCCTGAGGCCCCGGTATCCGGCCCAGTAATTCGGCCGCCATTGATACGGGAAGCTTTGACAGCATCACGGCGGCAACTTCGATGCTTTCATTCTGCAGGACCGGCAGTAAGCGATCCGGTCCCAATTCGCGCAACCGGCCCCACGGATCACCGAACTGGCGCACGCCGGCTTCCTTGCGCAGGCGCGCCGCGGTATGGGCGCTGATTTTGCCATCAAGCGCGTCGAGCGCCCCCGCCATCCCGGCGGGAAAGGACAAGCCGATTTTATCGAGCTCGGCGGCAAATTCGTCGACCACGGCGGTCAAGGTATCGCGATCCACCGTGCGCATCGCGCCCATTTGCTGCGTCAGAGCCACCTGCGCCTCGTCCGGCAATTCCTCGAGCGGGATTTCCGCACCCTCGTTGAGTAACAGGCGCACCACAATCGCGGCCTTTGCGCGACGGCTGAGAGATGCAGACGCGCCGCCCCCCGGAAAGCCGGGCAGCGGCGCAAAGTTGTTCATCGCTACGATGTCGTTCATCTGTCACAAACCCCATGAATTAAGGGGGTTATGGCGGCGAAAGATGAAGAA is part of the Sulfitobacter geojensis genome and harbors:
- a CDS encoding lysophospholipid acyltransferase family protein; the protein is MSDQTSPTDPHAQPAQRVGDYLSNALIVGVIRLALALPYATRVRFVGWLVERVIGPLAGYRKRALDNLSLIWPDLPEARRSEIASRCLNNVGRSFIENYSAKDFPTRMAQNTPQGPGAAALEAAVKAERPVILVSGHFGNYEATRAALVARGYDIGGLYRDMKNPYFNAHYVKTMEAFGGPVFPQGRKGTAGFVRHLKGGGQLVLLFDQHVLFAPVLDFMGEPARTALSAAELALRYDALLIPFYGIRQADGLSFETVLEAPVPHSDPVTMTQALNDSLSDRIRQAPEQWFWVHRRWRADEV
- a CDS encoding flagellar motor switch protein FliG, giving the protein MNDIVAMNNFAPLPGFPGGGASASLSRRAKAAIVVRLLLNEGAEIPLEELPDEAQVALTQQMGAMRTVDRDTLTAVVDEFAAELDKIGLSFPAGMAGALDALDGKISAHTAARLRKEAGVRQFGDPWGRLRELGPDRLLPVLQNESIEVAAVMLSKLPVSMAAELLGRIPGPQARKITYAVSLTNAVTPDAVDRIGLSLAMQLDAQPARAFDEDPVERVSAILNSSTTLTRDDVLTGLDETDQGFANAVRKAIFTFGNIPSRIATRDIPRVLREVDQAKLVIALAGAEAAGFAASRDFVLENMSGRMADQLREDMESAGKVKPADAEAAMSDVVDVIRQMEAAGDLLLTVEEDEED